The bacterium region CGTTTTTTAGCTTTTTGATTTGAATGGTTTCTATTTTAAGATGGAAAGGATTCATGGTTTATTTTAGTTTTGATAATGTCTTCATCCTGGCAGAATTCTGCGTTATGGATGTGTATGGGATACGGACGGCCATGCTATGATGGTACTGTGGATTAAGATGGAGAGTGCTGAACAAATAGAGATTTAAATCATAAAAAATGAATTATTGAAAGGAGCTTAACATGAAAAAGAATTTTTTACTTCAATTGATTATTGCATTGATGTTGTCAGTTGTAAATTTGTCAGCTTTTGCAAAGAATGATTTTTATGCCTATTATACCAAAATTCAGTATTCTGCGAAAGATTACATGAGTGATTATGCGGATATTATTGTTGTTATGGGTAAGGGTAAACAGCTGGAGTTCACTCGCAGAACACTTTATCAGCCTTTATGGCGTACCAGAAAAGGCGCATTTCTTGTGGATGATCTTTTCCCTGAAAAAGATAAGGATTACCAATTTGACTACAGTTATGTAAGACTTATAGAGAATACACCTGAAAAAATTGTTGTACACTGGCGCTATATGCCTGATATTAAAGTCATTGAAAAAGGCAATGCAGAAACAGATCCATTAACTATAAACGGGTTTACAGATGTTGTTCATGAAATATACACAATTTATCCGGATGGAAGAGTTGAGAGAGTAGTAAAAGATGCAAGGAACACTCTTGCATCTGACTGGGCAGATCCGAACAGAAAGATCCGCCAGACTATCTGGTTAAGAGAAGATGGGATCGAGCAGGGCAGAGTTAACTGGGGACGTAAAAGGGAAGAGAATGTATGGGATGAAGATGAAAAGAATGAGAAGGTTAATAAGTTTGGTAATCCTATAATTGATCTGGCAGGATTACCGGAGCCAATTCACTATTGGACTTTTGATGACGGTATTAACAGCAGCCCAAAGTACGTTTTGGAGAATATTGACGATGAAGACAGCAGAGTAGAAGGACTGTATGTATCTTTCAAAAAAGGAATTTCAGGAACAGCATTAGTTTTTGACGGATACTATACAGGAATAGAGATGCCGAGTAAGAAGGACAATATGAAAGATGAAATGAGTATCGATCTTTGGGCTGCCCTGGATGTCTATCCGTATAACGATGCACCGTTAATACATCAGTCCCAGGGTTTTGGGAAACAAGGATATTATCTGGGTGTTGATCCGTATGGATATCCTTTTTTCAGGCTGAATGGAACTGAAATTAAATCTAAAGAAAAAATTCCTCTATATAAATGGCAGCATTTCTCAGTTACAGCAGGTAAAGGGAAGATTAAGTTATATCAAAATGACAAAGTAACTGCTTCCTGTAAATTTAATGGTAAGCTTAATTTGATAGATACTGTAACCAAAATTGGCCTGAATACAGAAAAAGCCAGATGCTCTGATTATGTGCGTGATTTTCCTCAGAATATTCCGTTTATTTTCGGGATACAGG contains the following coding sequences:
- a CDS encoding LamG domain-containing protein, which translates into the protein MKKNFLLQLIIALMLSVVNLSAFAKNDFYAYYTKIQYSAKDYMSDYADIIVVMGKGKQLEFTRRTLYQPLWRTRKGAFLVDDLFPEKDKDYQFDYSYVRLIENTPEKIVVHWRYMPDIKVIEKGNAETDPLTINGFTDVVHEIYTIYPDGRVERVVKDARNTLASDWADPNRKIRQTIWLREDGIEQGRVNWGRKREENVWDEDEKNEKVNKFGNPIIDLAGLPEPIHYWTFDDGINSSPKYVLENIDDEDSRVEGLYVSFKKGISGTALVFDGYYTGIEMPSKKDNMKDEMSIDLWAALDVYPYNDAPLIHQSQGFGKQGYYLGVDPYGYPFFRLNGTEIKSKEKIPLYKWQHFSVTAGKGKIKLYQNDKVTASCKFNGKLNLIDTVTKIGLNTEKARCSDYVRDFPQNIPFIFGIQGVIDEVRIFNKTLSGNEINNLYTTYFPKNDTTPIAKGVLPGENSAAQKFGAYYKTLKFQEVWDNMWRLSDYADVVVKFDNMPTSVIYWHGTNYAANWITDQNRWMSDQSSETWGPHGCSEHMADKQVRHCRVSIIENTPARIVLHWRYPCVDVGYVCNDKRNWTDEIQTIYPDGIGVRKVLWEKGYNQPGFEDIQFLTNPGETPLDVVNLQASTVANTNGDVEKLLWKKPNKIPKISIKDATIELLNSKSKYKIFVVFQGGTIHPWGENEQSKYTDDPFAGPWNHWPMHFVPSDGRFAVDKDRVTHFALGANDSSPQAGSMVMYGFTEQGILNVIPIAKSWKNPPEVNDVKGIKSMGYDKAQRAFVFDGSKETASFSIQASEKRPVINPCFVLKHWNG